The following DNA comes from Musa acuminata AAA Group cultivar baxijiao chromosome BXJ1-4, Cavendish_Baxijiao_AAA, whole genome shotgun sequence.
GGTCTATTTCTCTTGTGTTGAATATATCAGGGATAGATCAAAGCAAACAGATTATATTGGTTAATAAgacttttagattttttttgtttttaatcttAAGTGTATTGCTGATAAATTTTAACTGAAGATTATTGTATAATATTGCAGATTACCCAAGTTTATGGATTTTATGATGAATGTTTAAGAAAGTAAGTTCCCGTcttttatgaatttatttttcaTCTTTTATTATATTCCAGTTTTTCTCTTTCATAACAGGATTGACATTATCTAGTCACTTATGTGCTTGATTTGTGCTTGAGGTAAAACCATGATGACATGATTCCACGCCATGCTAGCTGCCAACCTTGTTCCACCTGGCACAGGCGATGTATTGGCCTAGCCCATGCAAGCATGGTTTGGCATGATACCTGTTAGTGACTTTCCAGCACAATACATTTCTGCATGTATTATAATGTGCTGATTGAGATGAGAAATTTAAATAGTCCTTGTGCAAGAGTTCTTtgaaaatttaaatatttgtATATGATATGGTAGCTATGTTTGACTATTATGTTTGACACGTTTGtatttcttaagggattttttttACTTGTATTACATTTTTGAAACGGTAGCTATGTGTACCTTATGGGATCTTCGTTGAGAAATGTAAAGTCCACGACTCATACGTTGGAAATATAATATCCAAAAGGCATGCTTCAGTTTTATTGATATCACTCTACCTACTTTTATTTTCTTGGGCTTCTGCCCTGAAATTTCCCCTTGTTCTTGTTCTAACATTTGTTTGTCCTACTTAATTGTAACTTTTTTACTTCCATTATTTGATGGCAGATATGGTAATGCAAATGTTTGGAAGATCTTCACAGATTTATTTGATTATTTCCCCTTGACAGCACTGGTCTGTATTCTGAACATTTCTTAATAGATTTGGGCAGTGGATATTTATTCTTGACATCATTATCTTTCAATTATCCTGTTAATAATTTGGTGGATGTTTTGGTTTTTATTTGGATGTATAAGTTTCAATATGCTAATTCTGGAAGTGTTCTTGTTGATACTTCATTAGACGAGGATGATTAACTTTTGTTGTTCTGTGGATGATGTCAACATGTGAATTTAATGCAATTGCTACTATTGGAGGTGAAATGTATAAGAAAAATGCTTCCCAAGGAATTGTTGATGTGTATAAATTATTTCATACTAGCATAACAGTCAAATTGTGTTGGAAccttaatattatattaatgagTATTTTTCAACTCAGACTTTTTCTCGCAATGTGGTCAGCTTGGTGGTTGAAAAACATGCAGAGCCCATATTTTCTTCTATTGTGATTGTCGCTTTATTGCATATTACTGTGGGGTACTGTATTGCACGGTATTATGTGGTCTATCTTCCATACAACTTTTATGGATTGATCAACATATGGAGTCTTCTTTCCATCACAACTAATTTCATGATGTTTTTCTTGCTGATAGTTTTGATAGTGTCATTAACTCTCCCTTTTTCATTATGAAAACCTTTAAAGTTTGCTCTCTAATTATGAAAACCTTTTCATTATGCTTGTGCAGGTTGAATCTGAAATATTTTGTCTACATGGTGGATTATCTCCATCTATTGAGACCCTTGATAGCATACGTAACTTTGATCGTGTTCAAGAGGTTCCACATGAGGGGCCTATGTGTGATCTTTTGTGGTCTGACCCCGATGACCGATGTGGTTGGGGTATTTCCCCTCGTGGTGCTGGATATACTTTTGGCCAAGTATAATTCTGTGCTTTCTGCTTTCTTGTAGTTGCAATGATCCTCTCTTTACTAAACTTCTGAAACCTTCCAGGATATATCAGAGCAGTTCAACCACACCAATAATCTTAAGCTGATAGCAAGAGCTCATCAACTAGTCATGGAAGGATATAACTGGGGACATGTAACTACTTTTGTTATTATCATGATTCTTCTGCATTGTCTTTTGGAGGTCCAGAATCTGAATTATCCCTATGGCCTAAAACAGGACCAAAAGGTGGTCACCATATTTAGTGCACCAAATTATTGCTATCGGTGTGGTAATATGGCCTCAATCTTGGAAGTCGATGACTGCAAGGGGCATACGTTCATCCAGGTGAatctccccccctctctctctttctctctctatgctTGAGAGAGGGATTTAGTTTGTTAAGTTCCTTTGTTGTTACTCAAGTTGTATGTGACCTGATTTGTCACATAAGTTCTGTAATTCTTCTACTAACTCATGCTGGCTTTTTGGATGAACATATATGTTGACCTTTTTTCCTTCAAAAAGATGACCAGTTGTTGATCAAGCTTTCTTTCGTCACAGTTTGAGCCTGCCCCCAGGAGAGGAGAGCCGGACGTGACTCGCAGAACTCCTGACTACTTCCTGTAGATCAGCTAATGGAGAAGTTACTTTCCTGATTCCTTGCAGCAAGTACTGCTTTCACAATGGCATTGTGATCGCAGACATTTCTCATTAGAATCGTACAATCAGTTTGCCACTTTTATTCTGAGATCCATGGCTGTGGTGATTTGGACTGAGTAGATGTATAATGATGTTGGAAGCTATTCATCTCTTCATGTCGTGGATTCCATTGGGGTTGGAAGCGGCAAGGTTGACGGTGGAGCAGCATGTATCATTGTTTttgctcttttcttttttctggttatcttttttttctttttttgcttctttttcatGCTGTAGAAGGGAGCAAATTTAAACTTATGGATCTGCTTTGATAAATTCATAGATTTAGCTGAGAGTTCTATATTTGTTTAATGGTCACTTCTGTGGTGTTATCTTCTTAAGAATGTAGTCATATCGTCTTCTGGTCGTATGGCTTGCCAATATTTGATGTTATAAGCAGCATTGGTCTGATGTTATAAATAACTTTTTATCGATTTGACTAGTACGTTTTTATTTCGAACCTGTTTGTGTTTGGACATTGATGGCCTCTTAGGAGCTGACAGTTATTTCTATCCTCAGACTTTTTAGATTCTAATCATAAGTGTAAAACTATATGATATCCATCATAGGGTGGATGATTTCAGTAGGTTTGTGTGATTGCTAAGATGAGGTCTATTTATCAGagatttattagacttattagacTTTTGCTGATTTATTACTCTGCTAGTAAAGAGAGTAAAAGTCCCTCAGAGACCCATCCATGTCTGATACCACTAAAACAGCCTATCCAGCAAATAATCTAAAGACAAAACTTCTCACATTACaagtaaaaatattacaaaaaaattcatcttaaaaaattcaTCTACAACCCCTTGGAAGCAACACAAAATGAATTGTTAACCGCGTTAACCTGAGTGTGAGTTTCTAATCCAAGGGAAAACAAAGCTGCTACAAATTGAGATGCAAGAAGAGCGATGGAACCAAGTCGACCACCGACCATGCGAGGCCAGCATACTGGAGAAATCGAATTCCGGTATCCACGTCATATGCCTTCTGTGGGAAGATAACCATCAGTTTCTGAAGATAAACTGATTGCTTATTCTCAGGTTTGTCTTTGGTATCCGATCCCTTCAGGGTTGTTGGGACATAGCATGATGATACTATTGGGATACCCAAAGTGTTGCAAAGAATATGGAGCAACCATTTAGCTATAGCTTTGCTGCAGAACTTCACAATAAGTATCGTGGGAATGCCGATCAATATCCGTCCTAGGAAGACTGCAACTGGTAGTTGGTGGCTGAAAACACGCGGAACATTATCATGGTGAAAAAGAGTATATGTTTGCTGAATTCCGCTAACCTGCACGACAAACTTTTTTATTAGCATTTCTACTTTGGATTAGTTACGATATATTACCAGAAGAATAATCATGATGTTGCCAAGCTGATGCGAGAGTACACAGTTATTTTTTCTGAAAAATGTGATAGTTATAGTTGCCTTAGGCAACTTCTGCCATTGACACAAAAGATAAATGGCGAAAACGGAATCCAAGCTCAGAACCTTGCGATAATCTGTCAAAGTCTTTACCAGCTAAGCTGGCTAACACAAAAATTACTGGCTATAGCAAATCTTGATATCCTTGGGGTAAAAGGGTGGGGATCGATAGGGAAGAGAGACAGATAGAATGGTGGTTTTTAATGAAAGTTATGGACGAAATATAGTGCActgtagataaaaaaaaaatggagaaaaaAAGTTCTATCTGCTGTACACATAGAGGTGATGTTTACTGGAGAGACTGACAAAGAGGGAGAGTCAGAAAGTACAGAGACAAACAGAGGAGAGAACCACACATGAGAAAGATGAACAAAGTGGTGCAAATAGCAAATAGAAAGGGATGCGGGCAAGAGAAAGACAGAGAAAAAGCACcaaggaaaacaaaaagaaaaagggatATGGAGGAAGGCTCTCACTTATTTGTGAGATGCTCAACGTATTTCAAAATATGAAGGCCCTTACGGGTCATGCATATTTTACATCTGAAGGCAACTGAAGCTTACCATTTACGGTCAACATAATGTTAGCATTTACTATGATAAATAATTATGCTACTACCTTCTGAAGATTCAAGAACAACATCTTCAAATGAGTAATGCATATTTTACATCTTCCGAAGATTCAATAGCATAAAGGCACTTACAGTTCATGCATATTTTACATCTGAAGACAACTGAAGCTTACTATTTATAGTCAACATAATGTTAGCATTCACtatgataaataattatcataCTACCTTCCGAAGATTCAAGAACATCTTCTTCAAGTGAGTAATGAATTATTGCATTTTCGCCACCAGGGAGATAGGCATGCAAACACTTCTACAACTTCAAGTAATGAAGTGATAGTTTCCACCAATAGTGACACTAAGTCAACTCTGAAAAGGTTGGACATACACTCGATCCTGAACACAGCACCACATCCTAATTAAAGATCATGCCTACTCTGTGTATAAACAAGCTAGTTATTGTATATTTCTCAAAAAGaatattttcatttaaattaaaaaagGTAATACCTGAAGGTTCACAAGTGTCTGAGTATTTATTCCATAAAGGTTTATTCGACCCAATAGTACCACGTAATCTTTTAAAAGGTGTTCTGGGTGAGTTATTTCATCTCCACGATTTCTTTCCCTTGAATCCAAGTTCAAAAATGTAAAGTATAGCACTAGATTCAGTCTTGATATATCAGATATATGATACAAGAAGCATGAAAAAGTTTATAAGAACTATTTGATAAAAGCAGTAAATGTTCCAAAGAAACCAGGTGAAAAAGAGACGCACTTACTATTCCAAATGCAACGCCATTGAAGGCCGTGTGGTACTCAAAGCTTGGAGTTGGAAATTCTGGATTAGGATATGCAAAGAACAATAGAAAAGACAGGCTTGCCCAGAAGGATGTAACTGAAAAACAAGTAAACCGCAAGAAGTCATTGGTGGTTGAGAAAGACAACCTAAAACTAGCATTCAAAAATCAACATGTAAATTGTTTGTAAAGTCTCTATGCTTACCATTCTGCTCAGAGATAATAAACTCATCGACGTATCCATGGACCATCAACCAAAAAGAAAGTATGACAAGCCCAAAGCCAACTCCAGCCATAACATCAATCAAGCTATGCATGCCTAAGTACACCCTGCCTGAATGGACAAACATAAAGAACAGAAGTCATACACCTAAAAGAAGAATTGTCAAGGACCAAAATTATAAACCGAGATTAGATCTCTTTTTCTTTCGCAGATGAATATGGCATTCATTTCTCAACTCCTCAGTGCTGTTActagaatatccaagaaaaaaaaGTTCTGCCAAGTAGAAGTCGTCTCACCGACACCAATTAGCATGACAAGCAAGAAAACTAGGCCCAACATAGTGGCAACCACAATTCCATCTCTTTGGGGATAGTATATAAGTACATAGTGCAACAAATATCTGCAAGAACcataaaaaagataataaaaggtAAGTCACATTCCGATACAATATATTGTTGTGCGCATTAATGCTACTAAATCCTCAAGGAGCTTGTGTGATGAAAGGACCTTCATACCCCTTATCGCTAATTTATGAGATTGATTAATCATATAACTCAAATcacaggaaaaaaaattaaaatattacttTTTGGAACAAAAAATAAACAATGACAAAGAGACTACTCAATACAATCATCGAAAACGAAGAAATTACCCTGACAAGCATACAGTATTCAGACAGTGCGAAGATGGCAGTCCGTATTCCATGGCATTCTCCTTCTCATCTTTTGTAGCAGTCACTCTTCTCACAGGTGGACTACTTGGTCTAGGAGCTGATACCAGATCCTATATAtccatataacaaaaaaaaatccgaTAAATAAAAAACAAGCAGTGGCTTGAACTTACAAAGATCACTAGCTAGATCACTCCACCAAGAATAATAGCTCGAAACTAATATCTAGTTACCTTTATGGAATTCCCGACATAATCACAGAAAGCCATCAACAGGGTCATCTGTCTGGCCAATTTGCTATGCCCACTCTGAGAATTACCAACAATCCAAGGAAATTTATCATGTACCTTCCGCTCAGAGAGAGGAAGAAAGGGAAaacgaggaagaaaaaggagaagacaaCAAACAACAAGACCTACCCAGAAAAGAATAGGAAGAAATCCTGTATAAAAGGGCACTGACACAACACATGACAGCACCGAGAACATGTTGTCCAGGGACCAGTGATGCAACCTCTGTTCGAAATCAACCAAGAAACCCTCAGAACTCGGATCAAAACTCTACCTTGAGCACAATTACACGTACAAGTTGGAAATGTCAATTATGTATCACAAATTAAACAACAAAACCTGCCGAAATCGCAGTAAGATCACATCTTCTTCACCCGTACACAAAAGTAGCGAAGAAAATCCAAATTTTTTTAACCAGATATAAGAAGACGAGAATCCGACACAGCTATCGTGTTCACCTGTAAACGAAGGATCGACGGGGTATCCGCGAGCACGCGGCGCGTGACCCAGGGCTGCGTCATGGCTCTTACCCTCCGGGTGAGACCGAACAGCGACGAGGCCACCACCCAACCCAAGATCGAAGAGAGGATCAACGCCTGCCAGTACGTCACGCCCCGTTCCAtccctcctctccttcctccctccctccccgcTCCCTGCTGCCGCTAATAAATCTCTACCGAATCGGAAATAAAGATCCCACCTTTTCGAAACGGGAACAAAGGAGGGCCCTCTTACAACCCCCTCTGAGCTGTGAGCTCTCCCGCCTTTGATGCTACGGGGACCTGTTCCACCGAAGTTGGTGGCGCTATAAATGAGGGAATTGCAGACTCGCTTATACGCTCCAATACGATGAAAAAGACCAAAAAACCAACAATTTGGACGTCCTACAGATCCGAAGAAGTCATCTTTGGCGGTCGCTCTGCGGATTTCGGACGTCGAAGAGTTAATCGAAACCATAGGGAAGATTACTCGGTGCCGAGGTCAGGGAACAGTGGTGGGGGGGATGGAATGGAGGCCGCGCGTTTGTTCCTTGGTTTTTGGAAGAAGAAAAGTAACCCGCCCACCTCTATGATTGACTGCAGAGGCGGTCCCACATGTCTGCTCGGACTCACAAAGCAGGTAACATCGGGAGTAAGTACAGACAGATTCTCATTTAGCCTTTGTTATTTCTTTGTTCAAAAGGGGCTCACCGATGCACATTTGCACTTGAGTCCCCGCTTCTGCCTCCGATCTCAAAGACAGGAGGAACATTAGCACGGAACACACAACTTTGCTCTCGTTCTAACGAAGAAAATACCgtctaatttttcttttctttttttatggagTCGTCGATTATGATTTTTTAAACCTAGGAATCGATTCCATGGAACCGATTCGATTTCGATTTCGGCCAATGCTCAAGCCTAATGTTTTAccaataaaaatgattttaaaatactctttcttattttcataaaaataaattttgaggAACATAATACAAATGTCATCCAACTTGTAGatacatattttatttattttaagggTGTTAATGTGATTCTAAatttatgtaattttttaaattttacaaagatctatatttatatattaaatttaagtggaataaatttgaaaatcaactatatatatatatatatatatatatatatatatatatatatatatatatatattgctgctACGAGCCTTCAACCAACAATTGGTGGAAGCTAATTTTAAATTTTCGATCCttacatttaaaaaaaattatataattatgaagataaaatatcTAGATATATTTATCCTAaaattatcaattttatcaataaaaatatcaaaaattaattttaatattctaattgaTGATAACGAACAACAACGTTACTAGGGTTATAAGTGGTCTCTCTTTATTCTCATTTATTCCCATTGATGTCATCTGTCATCACCAActaaaacgttaaaattatttatctatcttatatatatatatatatatatatatatatatatatatatatatatatatatatatatatatatatatatatatctaataatattaaaataaataaatctagatatttatttttattatcgacataattttttaaaatatagaaacCAGGAAGGTTAACTAACTATAGAAATAATTTCTAATTAGCCTTGGAACCTCATCAtctttgaatttgaatttgattCAGATCAATTAAGATATTAACAAAAAATAGAATATTATATAAGTGACAAATGTTCTTGGATGCATAAAATTCTATATCTACAAAAAATAGCATAAAT
Coding sequences within:
- the LOC135671780 gene encoding serine/threonine-protein phosphatase PP2A catalytic subunit-like produces the protein MSAKAVPAPNSHGNLEEQIAQLMQCKPLSEQEVRVLCEKAKEVLMEESNVQPVKSPVTICGDIHGQFHDLAELFRIGGKCPDTNYLFMGDYVDRGYYSVETVTLLVALKVRYPQRITILRGNHESRQITQVYGFYDECLRKYGNANVWKIFTDLFDYFPLTALVESEIFCLHGGLSPSIETLDSIRNFDRVQEVPHEGPMCDLLWSDPDDRCGWGISPRGAGYTFGQDISEQFNHTNNLKLIARAHQLVMEGYNWGHDQKVVTIFSAPNYCYRCGNMASILEVDDCKGHTFIQFEPAPRRGEPDVTRRTPDYFL
- the LOC103982477 gene encoding lipid phosphate phosphatase delta; its protein translation is MERGVTYWQALILSSILGWVVASSLFGLTRRVRAMTQPWVTRRVLADTPSILRLQRLHHWSLDNMFSVLSCVVSVPFYTGFLPILFWSGHSKLARQMTLLMAFCDYVGNSIKDLVSAPRPSSPPVRRVTATKDEKENAMEYGLPSSHCLNTVCLSGYLLHYVLIYYPQRDGIVVATMLGLVFLLVMLIGVGRVYLGMHSLIDVMAGVGFGLVILSFWLMVHGYVDEFIISEQNVTSFWASLSFLLFFAYPNPEFPTPSFEYHTAFNGVAFGIVSGIQQTYTLFHHDNVPRVFSHQLPVAVFLGRILIGIPTILIVKFCSKAIAKWLLHILCNTLGIPIVSSCYVPTTLKGSDTKDKPENKQSVYLQKLMVIFPQKAYDVDTGIRFLQYAGLAWSVVDLVPSLFLHLNL